The Rhizobium rhododendri nucleotide sequence ACAGGAATTTCACATCATTCGCCGCAGCCAGCGCCGTCAGGCTGTTGGCCGGCCGCTGGTCGAGGACGGAATATTGCAGCTGCTGGCTGACCAGCGGGATACCCGCCTTCAGGATCTCGGCAACATGCTGGGTGTCGAAATTCGTAGTGCCGACATTACGGACCTTACCCTCCCCGTGCAATTCGTTGAGCCAGCCCAGCGCATCGAGATAGCCGTCAAGCGAGTAATCCCACCAGTGGAACTGCACAAGATCCAGGCGCTCCGTGCGCAACCGCCGCAGCGACTGCTCGACGATGCCACGGATATAATCGCGGTTCATGTTGCCGAGCTTCTCGAGATCGGGCACCAGCTTGGTGTGAACCTTCATCTCGGCCGCCGCCTCGGCCCCGCGCTCATTGCGCAGGCGGTCCCGGGCAGCGCCGATCAGTTCCTCGACGCCGGTGTAGATGTCGGCACAGTCGTATGTCCTGATACCGGCATCGTATGCGGCGATCAGGTCGGTCACGGCCTGATCGCGATCGATCGCCCCATGGCCACCGGCCAGCTGCCAGCCACCGCGAATGACGCGGGAAATGGCATAGCCGGG carries:
- a CDS encoding aldo/keto reductase — protein: MTKTFELRPGYAISRVIRGGWQLAGGHGAIDRDQAVTDLIAAYDAGIRTYDCADIYTGVEELIGAARDRLRNERGAEAAAEMKVHTKLVPDLEKLGNMNRDYIRGIVEQSLRRLRTERLDLVQFHWWDYSLDGYLDALGWLNELHGEGKVRNVGTTNFDTQHVAEILKAGIPLVSQQLQYSVLDQRPANSLTALAAANDVKFLCYGSVAGGFLSDKWLGQPEPEMPLENRSLVKYKLIIDDFGGWDLFQSLLSTLKVIGDRHGVDIATVASAWVLRQPQVAAVIVGARNQAHALANAGIMDIVLSADDMGQIEAIIAESKGPLGDVYTLERDRNGRHGSIMHYNLNAGKV